The following are from one region of the Plutella xylostella chromosome 21, ilPluXylo3.1, whole genome shotgun sequence genome:
- the LOC105395858 gene encoding gonadotropin-releasing hormone receptor yields the protein MGLVGNNTTSLQDLHSSELSLYREFSPNEHLGILEIEAWPIEQCIERNLLNLTKGDANQLFIYNGTRLMCVEHAPLLTRSTIIRASVLCVMAVLSFFGNLATIISIKRKRCRGRARPSWTAIYSLIFQLSIADLLVTVFCIAGEAAWSFAVQWYAGDVACKLFKFLQMFALYLSTFILVLIGVDRWLAVRYPMKSMATATRSGRLVITAWTLSFFLSIPQAVIFRVAKGPFVEDFHQCVTHGFYTARWQEQAYTTLSLVFMFILPLLILVSTYVSTVWTIAQSEKVFKPEVRTHEKFLTPDMNRKRLIDRAKMKSLRMSVAIVAAFLIWWTPYYVMMIIFTFLNPDRNQSEDLLSGIFFFGMSNSLVNPVIYGAFHLWPKKKANRDRESGAQQVSVFRRGDHNSSVRLTTVRSLRSSAKYSNGQNISLL from the exons ATGGGGCTCGTCGGCAACAATACCACATCATTGCAAGACCTGCATTCTAGCGAGCTTTCCCTGTACCGAGAGTTCTCTCCGAACGAACATTTAGGGATATTGGAAATCGAAGCATGGCCTATAGAACAATGTATAGAGAGAAATCTGCTCAATTTAACAAAAGGAGACGCAAACCAGCTCTTTATATACAACGGGACAAGACTGATGTGCGTGGAACACGCTCCACTATTAACAAGAAGTACAATCATACGCGCGAGTGTGCTATGTGTAATGGCCGTGTTATCTTTTTTCGGTAATTTGGCAACAATAATAAGCATCAAAAGGAAGCGATGTAGAGGGCGGGCGAGGCCATCGTGGACAGCAATATATAGTTTGATATTTCAATTAAGTATAGCGGATTTATTAGTGACAGTGTTTTGTATAGCCGGTGAGGCGGCTTGGTCGTTTGCAGTGCAGTGGTACGCGGGTGATGTTGCGTGCAAATTGTTCAAATTCCTGCAGATGTTTGCATTGTATTTGAGCACGTTTATCCTAGTGTTGATTGGCGTGGACCGATGGCTGGCCGTGCGGTATCCTATGAAGAGTATGGCCACGGCGACGAGGAGTGGGAGACTAGTCATTACTGCTTGGACCCTGAGCTTCTTTCTCAGCATTCCACAG GCGGTTATATTTCGAGTAGCGAAAGGTCCGTTCGTAGAAGACTTCCACCAGTGTGTCACACACGGGTTCTATACGGCAAGATGGCAGGAACAAGCATATACTACTTTATCACtagtttttatgtttatactGCCTTTATTAATACTAGTTTCTACGTATGTTTCTACAGTTTGGActattgccc AAAGTGAAAAGGTTTTCAAGCCTGAAGTAAGAACTCACGAGAAGTTCCTGACTCCAGACATGAATAGGAAAAGACTGATAGATCGAGCTAAGATGAAGTCCCTGAGGATGTCTGTGGCAATTGTCGCTGCGTTCTTGATATGGTGGACACCCTACTATGTGATGATGATCATTTTTACATTCCTCAATCCTGATAGAAAC caaaGCGAAGATCTTCTCTCGGGGATTTTCTTCTTTGGAATGTCCAACAGCCTAGTCAACCCAGTAATTTATGGAGCATTCCATTTGTGGCCGAAGAAAAAAGCCAACAGAGACAg GGAGTCTGGTGCCCAACAAGTGTCAGTGTTCAGGCGGGGAGACCACAACTCGTCAGTTCGCCTGACCACAGTGCGATCCCTGCGGTCCTCCGCCAAATACTCCAACGGACAAAACATCAGCCTCTTATAA